Proteins from one Synechococcus sp. UW179A genomic window:
- the era gene encoding GTPase Era, with protein sequence MDAASSSLSDGYRSGFVALIGRPNVGKSTLVNQLVGDKVAITSPVAQTTRNRLRAILTTPSAQLILVDTPGIHKPHHLLGERLVQSARSAIGEVDQVLLLLEGCEPPGRGDAFIVNLLRQQRLPVQVVLNKWDRVPGDRKPEADAAYRELLVETDWPLHHCSALNGAGCLELVDAVSALMPEGPQLYPPEMVSDQPEKLLMAELIREQVLMHTREEVPHSVAVSIDRVEDMPARGKGKARTAVLATVLVERKSQKGILIGKGGAMLKTIGQGARLQMQNLIDGPVYLELFVKVVPDWRSKPQRLNELGYSGDAF encoded by the coding sequence ATGGATGCAGCTTCATCGTCGCTCTCTGACGGCTACCGCTCGGGTTTTGTCGCCTTGATCGGACGTCCCAATGTGGGTAAGTCAACGCTCGTGAATCAATTGGTGGGCGACAAGGTGGCGATCACTTCACCGGTGGCCCAGACCACACGCAACCGCCTCAGAGCGATTCTTACCACGCCTAGTGCCCAGTTGATTCTTGTCGATACTCCAGGCATTCATAAGCCGCATCACCTACTAGGGGAGCGTCTGGTTCAGAGCGCACGCTCTGCGATTGGCGAAGTGGATCAGGTGTTGCTGCTGCTGGAGGGCTGTGAACCGCCTGGTCGCGGTGACGCATTCATCGTCAACCTCCTGCGTCAGCAACGCTTACCGGTGCAGGTGGTACTCAATAAATGGGACCGGGTCCCGGGTGATCGCAAGCCCGAGGCTGATGCGGCCTATCGCGAACTGCTGGTGGAGACGGATTGGCCGCTGCACCATTGCTCAGCCTTGAACGGTGCCGGCTGCCTTGAGCTCGTGGACGCTGTGAGTGCTCTGATGCCTGAAGGCCCCCAGCTGTACCCACCCGAGATGGTGAGTGATCAGCCCGAAAAGCTGTTGATGGCTGAGTTAATCCGCGAGCAGGTGCTAATGCATACCCGCGAAGAAGTCCCCCACAGTGTGGCGGTGAGCATCGATCGGGTGGAAGACATGCCGGCTAGGGGAAAAGGCAAAGCTCGCACCGCCGTTTTGGCCACCGTGCTGGTGGAGCGCAAGAGCCAGAAGGGCATCCTGATCGGCAAGGGCGGCGCCATGCTCAAGACCATCGGCCAGGGCGCTCGCCTGCAGATGCAGAACCTGATCGACGGTCCTGTGTATCTGGAGCTGTTTGTGAAGGTGGTGCCGGACTGGCGCAGCAAGCCACAACGCCTTAATGAGCTTGGCTACAGCGGTGATGCTTTCTGA
- a CDS encoding sugar porter family MFS transporter produces the protein MQPRTAEDQQRIFTILSISITAALGGFLFGYDTAVINGAVSAIEATFKTSASSLGLTVSSALLGSAAGALGAGWLADRFGRRPSMLLAAVLFILSAAGSALAPRLVDLVIWRVLGGVAVGFASVLAPAYIAEISPAAMRGRTGSLQQLAIVLGIFISLLFNYLIVLVTSDQEPTSLVGPMAAWRWMLMAEVVPALLYGFLVLRIPESPRYLVQIGDLDQARAVIRRTIGEPTTEVIDRIQSSQGQGGGGSIRDLFSRRSGLLPIVWTGVLLAIFQQLVGINVIFYYSSELWQSVGFSTTESLSVTVITAVTNVVTTFLAIATIDRLGRRPLLLLGSVVITISLGLMSWTFSGAPLVDGMPQLTGVPSLVALVSANVFVFAFGFSWGPVMWVLLGEMFNNRIRAIALGLSATVNWLANFLISTTFPILLKSSGPALAYGLYATAGAISFFFVLFLVKETRGKELEEMA, from the coding sequence ATGCAACCTCGCACTGCTGAAGATCAACAGCGGATTTTCACGATCCTGAGTATTTCCATCACCGCTGCACTGGGTGGTTTCCTCTTCGGGTATGACACGGCCGTGATCAATGGTGCGGTGAGTGCCATTGAGGCCACATTTAAGACCTCGGCATCTTCGCTGGGACTGACTGTGTCTTCGGCCCTACTGGGGTCCGCAGCTGGTGCCTTGGGGGCCGGATGGCTGGCAGACCGTTTTGGGCGTCGACCCAGCATGTTGCTTGCCGCCGTGCTGTTCATCCTGAGTGCCGCCGGGTCGGCTCTGGCGCCAAGGCTGGTCGACCTGGTGATCTGGCGTGTATTGGGGGGTGTGGCTGTGGGCTTTGCCAGTGTGCTCGCCCCGGCCTATATCGCTGAGATTTCTCCAGCGGCGATGCGGGGACGCACAGGATCTCTCCAGCAGCTGGCAATTGTGCTCGGCATCTTTATCTCACTGCTGTTCAACTATCTGATCGTGCTGGTCACATCCGACCAGGAGCCCACGTCGCTTGTGGGCCCGATGGCGGCCTGGCGCTGGATGTTGATGGCAGAGGTTGTTCCTGCTCTCTTGTATGGCTTTTTGGTATTGCGGATTCCTGAAAGTCCTCGTTATTTGGTGCAGATCGGCGATCTGGATCAAGCAAGAGCCGTGATTCGTCGCACGATTGGTGAACCCACCACAGAGGTGATTGATCGCATCCAGTCCAGTCAAGGCCAGGGCGGTGGCGGTTCGATCAGGGATCTTTTCAGTCGTCGATCCGGACTGCTACCGATCGTGTGGACCGGCGTTCTGCTGGCGATCTTCCAGCAGTTGGTCGGCATCAATGTGATCTTCTACTACTCCAGCGAGCTTTGGCAGTCGGTGGGTTTCAGTACCACCGAAAGTCTCAGCGTCACCGTGATCACCGCTGTGACCAATGTGGTGACTACGTTTCTGGCCATTGCCACCATTGACCGCCTCGGTCGACGTCCGCTGCTGCTTCTGGGTTCAGTGGTGATCACGATCAGCTTGGGGCTGATGAGCTGGACGTTCTCCGGAGCCCCTCTTGTGGATGGAATGCCTCAGCTGACGGGAGTCCCATCTCTGGTTGCACTGGTTTCAGCCAATGTGTTTGTATTTGCCTTCGGATTCTCCTGGGGACCTGTGATGTGGGTCCTGCTGGGTGAGATGTTCAACAACCGCATCAGAGCGATAGCGCTGGGGTTATCGGCCACGGTGAACTGGCTTGCGAACTTCCTGATCTCCACCACTTTCCCGATACTGTTGAAATCTTCGGGTCCAGCCCTCGCCTATGGGCTCTACGCCACAGCCGGTGCCATCTCATTCTTCTTCGTGCTGTTTCTGGTGAAGGAGACGCGTGGCAAGGAACTGGAGGAAATGGCCTGA
- the rpsP gene encoding 30S ribosomal protein S16: MIKLRLKRFGKKREASFRLVACNSTSRRDGRPLQELGYYNPRTKETRLDAEALRERLSQGAQPTDVVRTLLEKGGLIEKKVRPAEVVGKAKQALKREADAKQAAKDAAEAKAAAAEAEQPAGDDAASAEG, translated from the coding sequence ATGATCAAGCTCCGCCTGAAGCGGTTCGGTAAGAAGCGGGAAGCAAGCTTCCGCCTCGTGGCCTGCAACAGCACTTCACGCCGTGATGGTCGTCCTTTACAGGAGCTGGGTTATTACAACCCCCGCACTAAAGAGACCCGTCTGGATGCTGAGGCACTGCGCGAGCGTTTGAGCCAGGGCGCTCAGCCTACGGATGTCGTCCGCACCCTGCTTGAAAAGGGTGGGTTGATCGAGAAGAAAGTCCGTCCTGCAGAAGTGGTCGGCAAGGCCAAGCAGGCTCTCAAACGTGAAGCTGATGCCAAACAGGCCGCCAAGGATGCGGCTGAGGCCAAGGCCGCTGCAGCTGAAGCTGAGCAACCAGCTGGAGATGACGCAGCCAGCGCTGAAGGCTGA
- a CDS encoding ARC6/PARC6 family protein — MAAMLVDLPIDHFRLLGVSPTAEPEAVLRTLQLRLDRCPDQGFTHEALNQRAELLRLSADLLTDPERRGQYEATLLELGQDHPGDATGLELSSNLEVAGLMLLWEAHAPHEAFQLARQALQPPQAPALGSSRESDLALLAALAARDAAVQDQEQRRYESAANLLQEGMQLLQRMGKLPEQRQVLEHDLFRLCPFRILDLLSRDLAEQSARHEGLMMLEAFISDRGGLEGSALEGLETAELPAGMDQGAFELFFQQIRRFLTVQEQVDLFRRLQEAGSADASFLVVMALAAAGFSQRKPERVQDARTRLEELTLDGLDTQPLLGCLDLLLGDVDRAERHFASSPDPALKTWLSAHPGDALAALCDYCRTWLGRDVLPGYRDVDAEAIDLEAWFADRDVQAYVERLERQEQPRDWSLENLSPLTVDPDGTLPLPLLDSDSPVDDKAHQEDGAVAGFAWPSLPRPSLQSMPQLQWPKLPQPSRSTWIGTGVFLAVVLVIGVFSVIGLRREAEQPQLADETSMDAPVDQPASDAQQQSSDQDAADASTENGVPDLTEAPEPEPASAAVAESDPVLRSERPSDAQLEALLQAWLDRKASVLRGDGSADERLQPIARSRLINQVRQQRSADQSAGLTQKIDASIDFMRVISRTPQRIELRADVDYSDQTLNAAGTVVNSTAPKSLKVTYILGRDEDGWRLQAYAPV, encoded by the coding sequence ATGGCTGCAATGCTGGTGGACCTTCCCATCGACCATTTCCGTCTGCTGGGGGTTAGTCCAACGGCTGAACCTGAGGCAGTGTTGCGCACACTTCAGTTGCGCTTGGATCGTTGTCCCGATCAAGGTTTCACCCACGAGGCACTGAATCAAAGGGCTGAACTGCTTCGCCTGTCAGCCGATCTGCTTACGGATCCTGAGCGCCGTGGCCAGTACGAAGCAACACTGCTGGAACTCGGTCAGGATCATCCAGGCGACGCCACTGGCCTGGAACTGTCCTCCAATCTGGAGGTCGCCGGCCTGATGCTCCTTTGGGAAGCCCATGCACCCCATGAGGCCTTTCAGTTGGCTCGTCAGGCCTTGCAACCGCCTCAGGCTCCTGCTTTGGGTAGTAGCAGGGAGTCGGATTTGGCCTTGTTGGCCGCTCTGGCAGCCCGCGACGCTGCAGTTCAGGACCAAGAGCAGCGCCGCTATGAATCGGCAGCCAATCTGCTGCAGGAGGGGATGCAGCTGCTTCAGCGAATGGGCAAGCTTCCCGAGCAGAGGCAGGTGTTGGAACACGATCTCTTCAGGCTTTGTCCCTTCCGAATTCTTGATCTGCTGAGTCGTGATCTTGCTGAGCAATCGGCGCGACATGAAGGCTTGATGATGCTGGAGGCTTTCATCAGCGATCGGGGCGGTCTCGAAGGGAGTGCCCTTGAGGGGCTGGAGACCGCTGAACTGCCCGCAGGTATGGATCAGGGCGCCTTTGAGTTGTTTTTTCAGCAGATTCGTCGCTTCCTGACCGTGCAGGAGCAAGTGGATCTGTTTAGACGCCTGCAGGAGGCGGGCTCAGCAGATGCGTCGTTCCTCGTTGTCATGGCTCTTGCGGCTGCGGGTTTTTCCCAGCGCAAACCTGAACGGGTTCAGGACGCCCGCACCCGTTTGGAAGAACTCACGCTTGACGGTCTTGACACCCAACCTCTTCTGGGATGTCTTGATCTTCTTCTCGGCGATGTGGATCGGGCCGAGCGTCATTTTGCAAGCAGTCCTGATCCTGCCCTCAAGACTTGGCTCTCAGCGCATCCTGGCGACGCCTTGGCAGCGCTCTGCGACTACTGCCGCACTTGGCTGGGACGCGATGTGCTGCCCGGTTATAGAGATGTCGATGCCGAAGCCATCGATCTGGAGGCCTGGTTTGCTGATCGGGATGTGCAGGCTTACGTCGAGCGGTTGGAGCGTCAGGAGCAGCCTCGAGATTGGTCACTCGAAAACTTGTCTCCGTTAACAGTGGATCCAGACGGAACGCTGCCGCTGCCTCTGCTTGATTCCGATTCTCCAGTGGATGACAAGGCTCATCAAGAGGATGGGGCCGTGGCAGGTTTCGCATGGCCCTCTCTGCCTCGTCCATCTCTTCAGTCCATGCCGCAGCTGCAATGGCCGAAGCTGCCTCAACCCAGTCGTTCGACCTGGATCGGAACCGGGGTGTTTCTTGCTGTGGTTCTGGTGATCGGGGTCTTTAGTGTCATCGGTCTTCGCCGTGAAGCTGAGCAGCCCCAGCTGGCTGATGAAACATCAATGGATGCACCTGTTGATCAGCCGGCTTCAGATGCGCAGCAGCAGAGCTCTGATCAGGATGCCGCTGATGCTTCCACTGAGAATGGTGTGCCAGATCTCACGGAAGCGCCTGAGCCCGAGCCTGCTTCCGCCGCCGTGGCTGAATCTGATCCGGTGCTTCGTTCTGAGCGTCCCTCCGATGCCCAGCTGGAGGCCCTGCTTCAGGCCTGGCTGGATCGCAAAGCCTCTGTTTTGCGTGGTGATGGCTCAGCGGATGAACGTCTTCAACCCATTGCCAGATCCAGGCTGATCAATCAGGTGCGCCAGCAGCGATCTGCTGATCAGTCAGCAGGACTGACCCAAAAGATTGATGCCTCAATCGATTTTATGAGGGTCATCAGCCGTACGCCCCAGCGCATCGAGCTACGTGCCGATGTGGACTACAGCGATCAAACGCTCAACGCAGCTGGAACTGTGGTGAACAGCACAGCGCCGAAATCACTCAAGGTGACTTACATCCTTGGCCGAGATGAGGATGGCTGGCGCCTGCAGGCCTATGCACCGGTCTGA
- a CDS encoding Bax inhibitor-1 family protein: MPASSNFQNAIREAQSSALVGPNVVNKALPYVGGGMVLTALGVLGGLSMQPMPALGQAGSPLFFPLFIVAFIGEIVLFFMASSAANNANNAKALPLLSAFSLLTGFTLSGIVGLAYQVAGMGSIATAVIATGLTFVIASVVGKNMSDSVGQALSGVVGLGLVGLLIAMVVQIIGGLFAPEMFQQGTFELMIAGFGTVLFVGMAFVDFYTMPRTYRDDQYLAGALGMYLTYINLFMFLLRLIIALQGGGRRD; this comes from the coding sequence ATGCCAGCCAGCAGCAATTTCCAAAACGCCATCCGCGAGGCGCAATCCAGCGCACTGGTAGGCCCCAATGTGGTCAACAAAGCACTCCCTTATGTGGGTGGTGGCATGGTTTTGACTGCTCTTGGGGTTCTCGGTGGTCTCTCGATGCAGCCCATGCCTGCCCTTGGTCAGGCAGGCAGTCCTCTGTTTTTCCCTTTATTCATTGTTGCCTTTATCGGAGAGATTGTTCTCTTCTTTATGGCAAGTAGCGCCGCAAATAATGCCAACAACGCCAAAGCACTTCCGTTGCTCTCCGCATTCAGTTTGCTCACTGGCTTCACGCTCAGTGGAATTGTTGGCCTTGCTTATCAAGTCGCGGGTATGGGTTCCATTGCCACGGCTGTGATCGCGACAGGCCTGACCTTTGTGATTGCTTCAGTTGTTGGCAAGAACATGAGCGACAGCGTCGGACAGGCGCTCTCCGGGGTGGTTGGTCTTGGTTTAGTCGGTTTGCTCATTGCCATGGTGGTGCAAATCATCGGCGGATTATTTGCTCCCGAAATGTTCCAGCAAGGCACTTTCGAGCTGATGATTGCCGGCTTTGGAACCGTTCTTTTTGTGGGGATGGCTTTCGTCGATTTCTACACGATGCCTCGCACCTACCGAGATGATCAGTACTTGGCAGGTGCACTTGGGATGTATCTCACCTACATCAATCTGTTTATGTTTCTTCTGCGTCTGATCATTGCTCTTCAAGGCGGCGGCCGCCGCGACTGA
- a CDS encoding PhoH family protein: protein MSEATSPGRFVFDLPHTEAALALAGGPTSQTLRQLEALTGTTLVLRGLQLEISGRPNQLERTAAVIELLRKFWEEGETISPVDLQSALQALDTGRNHEHEAMGQQVLARNQRGSLLRPRTLRQKAYVESMERHDLTFALGPAGTGKTFLATVLAVRMLTERKVERLVLTRPAVEAGERLGFLPGDLQQKVDPYLRPLYDALHMLLGQEKTAALLEKGVIEVAPLAYMRGRTLAESFVILDEAQNTTPAQMRMVLTRLGERSRMVVTGDITQVDLPPGQLSGLVEASEVLDGVEGVAVCRLTSADVVRHPLVQRVVDAYARRDKSHPRRDARPIRRSMGRSAPG from the coding sequence ATGTCCGAGGCAACCTCGCCTGGTCGCTTCGTCTTTGATCTGCCGCATACAGAGGCTGCGCTCGCTCTGGCGGGTGGTCCTACTTCACAGACACTGCGTCAACTCGAGGCTCTGACGGGGACCACTCTGGTTTTGCGTGGACTGCAACTGGAGATCAGCGGTCGCCCCAATCAGCTGGAACGCACTGCTGCTGTTATTGAGCTCCTGCGCAAGTTCTGGGAAGAGGGTGAAACCATTTCGCCGGTAGATCTTCAGTCAGCCCTGCAGGCGCTCGATACCGGCCGCAACCATGAGCACGAAGCCATGGGCCAGCAGGTTCTGGCACGCAATCAGCGTGGCAGTCTGTTGCGCCCGCGAACGCTACGTCAGAAGGCGTACGTGGAGTCGATGGAGCGTCACGATCTCACTTTTGCGCTCGGTCCTGCAGGCACAGGCAAAACGTTTTTGGCAACAGTTTTGGCTGTGCGCATGCTGACCGAGCGCAAGGTGGAGCGTTTGGTGCTGACCAGGCCTGCTGTGGAAGCGGGCGAGCGATTGGGTTTTTTGCCTGGTGATCTTCAGCAGAAAGTGGATCCCTATCTGCGTCCGCTCTACGACGCCCTGCACATGCTGCTTGGACAGGAGAAAACAGCAGCATTGTTGGAGAAGGGTGTGATCGAGGTGGCACCACTGGCCTACATGCGTGGCCGAACCCTGGCGGAATCGTTTGTGATCCTTGATGAGGCTCAGAACACCACTCCGGCACAGATGCGGATGGTGCTGACCCGTTTGGGAGAGCGTTCCCGCATGGTGGTGACTGGAGACATCACCCAGGTGGATCTACCGCCAGGCCAGCTCAGCGGTTTGGTGGAAGCTTCGGAAGTGCTGGATGGGGTCGAAGGTGTGGCTGTCTGCCGCTTGACATCGGCTGATGTGGTCCGTCATCCGCTGGTGCAGCGTGTGGTGGATGCCTATGCACGACGTGACAAGAGCCATCCCCGTCGGGATGCAAGGCCGATTCGGCGGTCGATGGGGAGATCCGCACCGGGCTGA
- the ffh gene encoding signal recognition particle protein has product MFDELSARFEDAVKGLRGQDQISETNVEGALKDVRRALLEADVSLPVVKDFVAEVREKAVGAEVVRGVSPDQKFIQVVHDQLVEVMGGDNAPLAKAEAAPTVVLMAGLQGAGKTTATAKLGLHLKDQGRRALMVGADVYRPAAIEQLKTLGAQIGVEVFSLGDDAKPEDIAAAGLEKARQEGFDTLLVDTAGRLQIDTDMMDEMVRIRTAVQPDEVLLVVDSMIGQEAADLTRAFHDQVGITGAVLTKLDGDSRGGAALSIRKVSGQPIKFIGTGEKVEALQPFHPERMASRILGMGDVLTLVEKAQKEVELADVEQMQKKLQEATFDFSDFVKQMRLIKRMGSLGGLMKMIPGMNKIDDGMLKQGEQQLKKIEAMIGSMTQRERENPDLLASEPSRRRRIARGSGHQPADVDKVLADFQKMRGFMQQMSQGQMPGMGGIPGMGGMPGMGGMPGMGGGMPGMPGGMPAGRGGGPPRRQRPFKKKKGFGDL; this is encoded by the coding sequence ATGTTCGATGAGCTGTCAGCCCGCTTTGAAGACGCGGTCAAGGGGCTGAGAGGCCAGGACCAGATCAGCGAAACCAATGTCGAGGGCGCGCTTAAGGATGTGCGCCGCGCTCTGCTGGAGGCGGATGTGAGTCTGCCGGTTGTTAAAGATTTTGTCGCGGAGGTGCGTGAAAAGGCCGTTGGCGCCGAGGTGGTGCGCGGGGTCAGTCCAGATCAGAAGTTCATTCAGGTGGTGCATGACCAGCTGGTGGAGGTCATGGGCGGTGACAACGCCCCTCTTGCTAAGGCCGAGGCGGCTCCAACGGTGGTGCTGATGGCCGGCCTCCAGGGTGCGGGTAAGACCACGGCAACAGCGAAGCTCGGACTCCACCTCAAGGATCAGGGCAGACGGGCGCTAATGGTGGGTGCCGATGTGTACCGACCTGCTGCCATCGAGCAGCTGAAGACGCTTGGTGCACAGATCGGTGTCGAGGTATTCAGTCTCGGTGATGACGCCAAACCGGAAGACATCGCAGCGGCAGGTCTTGAAAAAGCCAGGCAGGAAGGCTTCGACACGCTTCTGGTCGATACAGCTGGTCGTCTTCAGATCGACACCGACATGATGGACGAGATGGTGCGGATCCGCACCGCCGTGCAGCCGGATGAAGTGCTGCTGGTGGTGGATTCAATGATCGGTCAGGAAGCGGCCGATCTCACCAGGGCCTTCCACGACCAGGTGGGGATCACCGGAGCCGTGCTGACCAAGCTCGATGGTGATTCACGAGGTGGTGCCGCTCTGTCGATCCGCAAGGTGAGCGGCCAACCGATCAAATTCATCGGTACGGGGGAGAAGGTGGAGGCCCTGCAGCCTTTTCACCCCGAGCGGATGGCGAGCCGCATCCTCGGGATGGGCGATGTGCTCACCCTTGTTGAGAAAGCCCAGAAGGAGGTGGAACTCGCCGATGTCGAGCAGATGCAGAAGAAGCTGCAGGAAGCCACCTTTGACTTCTCGGATTTTGTGAAGCAAATGCGGCTGATCAAGCGCATGGGATCGCTGGGTGGATTGATGAAGATGATCCCTGGCATGAACAAGATCGACGACGGCATGCTCAAGCAGGGGGAGCAGCAGCTGAAGAAGATCGAAGCCATGATCGGCTCGATGACCCAGCGGGAGCGGGAGAACCCCGACCTGCTGGCTAGCGAGCCCTCCCGTCGTCGTCGCATCGCCCGAGGCAGCGGCCACCAGCCCGCCGATGTCGACAAGGTGTTGGCTGACTTTCAGAAGATGCGCGGTTTTATGCAGCAGATGTCTCAGGGCCAGATGCCTGGCATGGGAGGCATTCCTGGTATGGGAGGCATGCCAGGTATGGGTGGAATGCCTGGCATGGGTGGCGGCATGCCTGGAATGCCAGGTGGAATGCCGGCCGGCCGCGGCGGTGGACCCCCGCGGCGTCAGCGACCGTTCAAGAAGAAGAAGGGCTTTGGCGACCTCTGA
- a CDS encoding carbohydrate porin, with product MKRRNPLQRLLGLALLISCFSPTECARSDELPTVQDSVPLLQLRPEPILQNWLDVPDWLSLSFGYVNEINGNPWGGLEQTATYTHNLSLNMTASSGLARSVEDWQEWDHWSLTANLSQRSGTSLSESIPNAQAVQQIFGYGQTFRLAGLWVERHQTETGLLKIKAGKVATFDDFASSPLFCFYSNNGFCGQIWGIPNSLPVAAYPANQYGAVAHLGTTDSTTLRYGIYQINPDGFEPEYHGADFQLNASRDGVAQFLQIDWPFSRTLALPVKQLDDGRVVRVPEDEKDLDFISGLPAPGVQLGGWLGRWDFPQLVDPEQSSARNDGVYGLVSLPLTLGDLALDGRLWATASYGFNPDVQTIPVFVAAGWVGKGVLRRRPHDALVLGVTHASWSSQAPSGQDWESILELGYQIALGDNASIQPNLQFILNPDGTGEVPDSIAIGVQMTVLF from the coding sequence ATGAAACGCCGAAATCCTCTGCAGCGTTTGCTCGGGTTGGCACTGTTGATCAGTTGTTTCAGTCCGACAGAATGCGCCCGTTCGGATGAACTTCCCACTGTTCAGGATTCTGTTCCGCTTTTGCAGCTAAGGCCTGAGCCAATTCTTCAAAACTGGCTGGATGTTCCCGACTGGTTGTCGCTCTCTTTTGGCTATGTGAATGAAATCAATGGCAATCCCTGGGGTGGCCTTGAGCAGACGGCAACTTATACCCACAATCTTTCACTGAACATGACTGCTTCCAGCGGTCTTGCTCGTTCAGTCGAAGACTGGCAGGAGTGGGACCACTGGAGTTTGACGGCAAATTTGTCTCAGCGATCGGGAACAAGTCTTTCTGAATCCATTCCCAACGCTCAGGCGGTGCAGCAGATTTTTGGCTATGGCCAGACCTTTCGGCTCGCTGGACTCTGGGTGGAGCGTCATCAGACCGAAACAGGTCTGCTGAAGATCAAAGCTGGAAAAGTGGCAACGTTTGATGACTTTGCGTCATCGCCCCTGTTCTGCTTTTACTCCAACAATGGTTTCTGTGGGCAGATCTGGGGAATTCCTAACTCGCTTCCCGTGGCCGCCTACCCGGCGAATCAATACGGTGCAGTAGCGCATCTAGGAACGACCGACTCAACAACACTGCGCTACGGGATTTATCAGATCAACCCCGATGGATTTGAACCTGAATATCACGGTGCTGACTTTCAGCTGAATGCATCACGAGATGGCGTGGCTCAGTTTCTGCAGATTGATTGGCCATTTTCGAGGACTCTCGCCCTTCCTGTGAAGCAACTCGATGATGGACGTGTTGTTCGAGTGCCTGAAGATGAGAAAGACTTAGACTTCATTTCGGGTCTTCCAGCACCTGGTGTGCAGTTGGGCGGTTGGCTTGGCCGTTGGGACTTTCCGCAACTGGTGGATCCAGAGCAATCGTCTGCTCGAAACGATGGTGTGTATGGACTCGTGTCACTCCCGTTAACCCTGGGAGATCTGGCGCTGGATGGTCGCCTGTGGGCTACAGCCTCCTACGGCTTTAATCCCGACGTTCAGACGATTCCTGTTTTTGTTGCAGCTGGTTGGGTGGGTAAGGGCGTGCTGCGTCGCCGACCCCATGACGCATTGGTGTTGGGGGTCACCCATGCGAGCTGGAGTTCTCAGGCTCCCAGCGGACAGGATTGGGAATCGATCCTTGAACTGGGCTATCAAATCGCCCTTGGGGACAACGCAAGTATCCAACCCAATCTTCAGTTCATTCTCAATCCGGATGGAACTGGTGAGGTTCCTGATTCCATTGCCATCGGTGTGCAGATGACCGTGTTGTTCTGA